The following proteins are co-located in the Dromaius novaehollandiae isolate bDroNov1 chromosome 10, bDroNov1.hap1, whole genome shotgun sequence genome:
- the MRPS11 gene encoding small ribosomal subunit protein uS11m, which yields MPRDGRLHLSSQHPSCLAATWPPPPPVSHRHPGRRARPRATEGRRGRAMSAALAVARQRLLGAARRGYDAVLRRGIQTGVQRPQDLTEKVAAKETESQSLTDLSPLILQRNSMRWDGKTYEEIPIAHIKATYNNTHIQVVSFDNRPFAHTSCGTEGFQNAKKGTAIAAQTAGIAAAAKARGKGVFHVRVMVKGLGPGRKAAIKGLTMGGLEVISITDNTPVPHNGCRPRKARRM from the exons ATGCCCCGCGATGGGCGCCTCCATCTTTCCTCCCAGCACCCGTCGTGCCTCGCGGCgacctggccgccgccgccgccggtcaGCCACCGCCACCCGGgacggcgcgcgcgcccgcgcgCTACGGAGGGCCGAAGGGGCCGAGCCATGAGCGCGGCGCTGGCGGTTGCCCGGCAACGGCTCCTCGGAGCGGCGCGGCG GGGCTACGATGCTGTCCTGCGCCGTGGCATACAGACAGGCGTCCAGAGACCGCAGGACCTTACGGAGAAGGTTGCCGCTAAGGAGACGGAGAGCCAAAGCTTGACTGACCTTAG CCCTTTAATCCTGCAAAGGAACTCCATGAGATGGGATGGAAAGACATACGAAGAGATCCCAATAGCTCACATCAAAGCTACATACAACAA CACCCACATCCAAGTTGTCAGCTTCGACAATAGGCCATTTGCCCATACATCCTGTGGCACAGAAGGCTTCCAGAACGCCAAGAAGGGAACTGCCATCGCAGCACAGACCGCAGGCATAGCAGCAGCAGCG AAAGCACGTGGAAAAGGTGTATTCCATGTACGAGTCATGGTGAAAGGACTGGGACCAGGACGCAAA GCTGCCATCAAGGGTTTGACTATGGGAGGTCTGGAGGTTATCTCCATCACGGACAACACCCCAGTGCCACACAATGGCTGTCGTCCCCGGAAAGCCAGGCGAATGTGA
- the MRPL46 gene encoding large ribosomal subunit protein mL46, producing MEAPIAGHCGPRGSAMAAPGQRAAAGWGRRLCTAAAPRPWRLFGALCLLRLPRITQPLRREEEEMAALMGQIELEKSRYSDHEIRKLEEEEQLKRRKESMYDDDEGPGKTVIMAQDLEDKWEQKLLQFKAASRITDADKNNIRTSLNRKLDSNLMLLVKQKIGNQELWLLPQAEWQAGETLRSTAERAMAIFLGDHIQAKFLGNAPYGLYKYKFPRSIRTEDNMGAKVFFFKAFLQSNDLSQAELKEDYLWVTKDELGGYLKSEYLKKVNQFLLDL from the exons ATGGAGGCGCCCATCGCGGGGCATTGTGGGCCGCGCGGGAGCGCGAtggcggcgcccgggcagcgggcggcggcgggctggggTCGCCGGTTGTGCACGGCGGCCGCGCCCCGGCCGTGGCGGCTCTTCGGCGCGCTGTGCTTGCTGAGGCTGCCCAGGATCACGCAGCCCCTgaggcgggaggaggaggagatggcgGCCCTCATGGGGCAG ATAGAGTTGGAGAAAAGCCGCTATTCAGACCATGAAATTCGcaagctggaggaggaagagcagctcaagaggaggaaggaaagcatGTACGATGATGATGAAGGACCTGGCAAAACTGTCATCATGGCTCAAGACCTAGAGGACAAGTGGGAACAGAAGCTACTGCAGTTCAAAGCTGCTTCACGGATAACAG ATGCTGATAAAAACAACATTCGAACATCGTTGAACAGAAAGCTGGACAGTAACTTGATGCTTCTGGTGAAACAGAAAATTGGTAACCAGGAGCTGTGGCTCCTGCCTCAAGCAGAATGGCAGGCTGGAGAGACGCTGCGAAGCACAGCTGAGCGAGCCATGGCTATTTTTCTGG GAGATCACATCCAAGCCAAATTCCTGGGGAATGCACCATACGGGCTTTACAAGTACAAATTCCCCAGGTCCATCAGGACTGAGGATAACATGGGAGCCAAAGTATTCTTCTTCAAAGCCTTCCTCCAGAGCAACGATTTGTCCCAAGCAGAACTGAAAGAAGATTACCTGTGGGTCACAAAGGATGAGTTGGGAGGTTACTTGAAGTCAGAATACCTGAAGAAAGTCAATCAGTTCCTTCTGGACTTATAA